AGAACTCCACGTCGTCCACGTACTGGCGCGCCAGCGCCACGTGCTTGCGCACCGACTCCAGGACCTGCTCGCGGGTCATGCGCAGCTTGTGCTCGCGGTGCAGCGGGCTGGTCGACAGGAACACGTGCAGGCGCGGATTGGCCGCCGCTTCCAGCGCCCGCGCCGAGGTCTCGATGTCGGCGGCCAGGCAGCGTGACAGCACCGCCAGGGTCGGCGTGCGCAGCTCGCGGCCGATCAGCGCCATCGCCTCGCGGTCGGACTGCGAGCTGGCCGGGAAGCCGGTCTCGATGATGTCCACGCCCAGCTCGGCCAGGGCGCGCGCCATCACCAGCTTCTGCGGCGGGGTCATGCTGCAGCCGGGGGATTGCTCGCCGTCGCGCAGGGTGGTGTCGAAAATGCGGATGCGGGGGGTCTGGGAAGAAACGGAAGTGTTCACCAGATGGGTTCCTCTACGGCGGCGGTGGCTTGCGGATGGGGATGCGGGGACGGCGCGATGCGGGCAGGGGCGGGCGGGGCGGGACGTTGGCTGCGAAGTCGCTCGGCGCTGCGGCGGCGCGGCTTGCGCGGCGGGCGCGGGCGCACCTCCGACAGCAGCGTCGCCAGCACGCCGGCGTCGATGTTGCCACCGGACACCACCGCGCACTTGCGCTTGCCGGCGACGCGGCGCCCGGCCGCCAGGGCCAGCGCGCCGGCGCCCTCGGCGATGACGTGCTCCTCCAGCGCCAGGCGGACCAGCGTTTCGCGCAGTTCCGCCTCGCGCACGATCACCACATCGTCGAGCAGGCTGGCGCACAGCCGGCGGGTGATGAACCCGGGGATTTTAACCTTGACGCCGTCGGCCAGGGTGGGCACCGGATCCACGGCGCGGACGTCGCCGCGGATCGCCCGCGCCATCGAGTCCACGCCTTCGACCTGGGCACCGACCACGCGCACGCCCTGCGAGCGCAGCGCCAGGGCCACGCCGGAGGCCAGGCCGCCGCCGCCGATCGGCACGATCACCACGTCCGGGGCGTGCGCGGCCAGTTCGATGCCGACGGTGCCCTGGCCGGCGATCACGTCCGGGTCGTCGAAGGCGGACAGGAAGCGGTAGCCGTTCTGCTCGGCCAGCTCGCGGGCGAAGGCGAAGGCCTCGTCGTAGCTGTTGCCGTGCTGGCGCACGGTGGCGCCCCAGTGCGCGACGCCTGCGATCTTGGTCTGCGGTGCGCCGTGCGGCATCACCGTGATCGCCTGCACGCCCAGGCGGTGCGCGGCCCAGGCCACGCCCTGCGCGTGGTTGCCGGCGGAGGCGCAGATCACCGCGCGCTCGTCGCCGCGTTCCAGCCCGGCCAGCAGCGCGTTGAGCGCGCCGCGCACTTTGTAGGAGCCAGTGCGCTGCAGGTTCTCCAGTTTCAGCCAGACGCCGAAGCGCTCGGCGTAATGCACCGGCGTCGGCGACAGATAACGGCGCAGCCGCGCCTGCGCGGCCAGCACGTCGGCCACGCTGACGGCGACGTGGCCTACATCCGGCTCCTGCGCAGGGCGGCCGGCGTCAGACATGGTGGGGCCGGGAGCGGGGAGTGGGGAGTGGGGATGCGCAGCGGGAATCCTGGGCGCAGGAGAGAAGAAGCGACCTCCGTTGAAGAAGATGCCTCCGCATGGCAGCACGGCGCTGGCGCGGCAGGACCGCCAGGCACGCCGGGACGTTGGGATGCGCGCCCAATCCCGACTCCCCACTCCCGAATCCCGGCGCCATCACGCTACGCCGTCCAGCGCGGTCACGCGCACCGATTCGCAGTCGTAGACCTTCTCCATCTGCAGGCGCAGGGTCTCGCCGGGACGGTTGCCGTCCACCACCAGTTGCAGGTGCCAGCGGCCGGCGTCCTCGGCCACCGGCGCACCGCTGATCGAGATCGGCGCGAAGCCGCGGCGTTCGGCCATGCCGATCGCGCGCAGCAGGGCGCCGTCGATCGGTTTCAGCACCAGGTCAAGCTGGTAACGCATGTGTCGTCTCCTGGCGCTGGGTCGCGGGATTGCTTTCCAGCATGGTGCTGTTGGCGGTGTTCGGCGGCACCAGCGGCCACACGTTGGCGCGTGCGTCGATGGCCACGTGCAGCAGCGCCGGGCCCGGCTGCGCCAGCAGCTCGGCCAGCGCGTCGTCGACCTGGCCGCGCGCGGTGATGCGCTTGGCCGGGATGCCGAACACCTGCGCCAGCGCGGCGAAATCCGGGTTGTCGGACAGGTCGATCTCGCTGTAGCGCTCGGCGAAGAACAGTTCCTGCCACTGCCGCACCATGCCCAGCGAACTGTTGTCCAGCAGCACGATCTTCACCGGCAGCTTGCAGCGGGCGATGGTGACCAGCTCCTGCACGTTCATCATGAAGCTGCCGTCGCCGCTGACCAGCACCACGGTGCGGTCGGGGCAGGCGAACTGCGCGCCCATCGCCGCCGGCAGGCCGAAGCCCATGGTGCCCAGCGCGCCGCTGGTCAGGTGATTGCGCGGGTGGTTGAAGCGGCAGTGCTGGGCGACCCACATCTGGTGCTGGCCGACGTCGCAGGCGATCACGGTGTCGGCCGGGGCCAGTTCGCTCAGCCGCTTCAGCAGGCCGGGCGCGTAGATGTCCTGCCCGGGCGCGTCGTAGCGCGCGCCGAACTTCTCGCGGTGGGCGACGCAGCGTGCGTGCCACGGTTCGCAGGTGCTGGTGGCCGCGGCCAGCGCGCGCAGCGACTGCGCCACGTCGCCGGGCACGGCGATATCGGCCTGGCGCAGCTTGGAGATCTCGCAGGCGTCGGCGTCCAGGTGGATGACCCGGGCGAACGGCGCGAATTCGGCCAGCTTGCCGGTGGCGCGGTCGTCGAAGCGCGCGCCGACCACGATCAGCAGGTCCGACTCCTGCACCGCCATGTTGGCGGCGCGGGTGCCGTGCATGCCGAGCATGCCCAGGTAATGCGGGTGCGCGTGCGGCAATGCGCCCAGGCCGCGCAGGGTCAGCACGGTGGGGATGCGGGTGGCCTCGACGAACTGGCGGAACGCGTCCACCGCATCGCCCAGGGCGATGCCGCCGCCGCCGTAGATCACCGGCTTCTCGGCGCCGGCGATCGCCGCCAGCGCCTCGGCCAGCACCGCGTCCTGCGGCGCCGGCGGGGTCGGCACCGCCGCCGGCACGTGCGCCGGCAGATGCGCGGCATCGGCCAGTTGCACGTCCTTGGGCAGGTCGATCAGCACCGGCCCCGGCCGCCCCTCGCGGGCGATGCGGAACGCGTCGCGCAGCACCTGCGGCAGGTCGTCCACGTGCCGCACCAGGAAGCTGTGCTTGACGATCGGCAGGGTCAGCCCGAACACGTCCAGTTCCTGGAACGCGTCGGTGCCAAGCAGCGGCGTGGCGACCTGCCCGGTCAGGCAGATCATCGGCACCGAGTCGAGCATCGCATCGGCAATGCCGGTGACCAGGTTGGACGCGCCCGGGCCGGACGTGGCGACGCACACGCCGACCCGTCCGCTGGCGCGGGCGTAGCCGTTGGCGGCCAGCGCCGCGCCCTGTTCGTGGCGGACCAGGATGTGCTTGAGCTGGCTGTCTACCAGCGCGTCGTAGAACGGCATGATGGTGCCGCCCGGATAGCCGAACAGCGTGTCCACGCCTTCGGCTTCCAGGGCCTGCGTCAGCCAGCGCGCGCCGTTGCGGGGCGTGCCGTGAGCGGAGGAGTTCATACGGTGGCGACCTTTCGGTGGAAGCGGGTGGGGGAGCCGCGGGTTACGCGGCCTTGGTGCCGCCGGCGGCCGGTGCGGCAGCGGCGTCGCCGTTGAGCCACACCATCTTGGCGCGCAGCTGCTTGCCGACCGTTTCGATCGGGTGGTCCAGATCGGCCTGCTTGAACTTCTTGTAGTTCGGCAGGCCGGCGTCGTACTCGGCCACCCAGTTCTTGGTGAAGGTGCCGTTCTGGATGTCGGTCAGCACGTCGCGCATGCGCTCCTTGGTGGCCGCGTCGATCACCCGCGGGCCGCTGACGTAGTCGCCGTACTGCGCGGTCTCGGAGACGAACTCGAGCATGCGGGTGATGCCGCCTTCGTAGAACAGGTCGACGATCAGCTTCAGTTCGTGCAGCACTTCGTAGTAGGCGATTTCCGGCTGGTAGCCGGCTTCCACCAGCACTTCGAAGCCGGCCTGCACCAGCGACGAGGCGCCGCCGCACAGAACCGCCTGCTCGCCGAACAGATCGGTCTCGGTCTCTTCCTTGAAGGTGGTCTTGATCAGGTTGGCGCGCGCGCCGCCCAGGCCGGCGGCGTATTCCAGCGCGAACTGCTCGGCCTTGCCGCTCTTGTCCTGGTACACCGCCCAGATGCACGGCACGCCGCGGCCGATCTCGTACTCGCGGCGCACCAGCGCGCCCGGGCCCTTCGGCGCGACCAGCACCACGTCCAGGTCGGCGCGCGGCTTGATCATGTCGAAGTGCACGTTCAGGCCATGCGCGAACAGCAGGCAGGCGCCCTGCTTCATGTTCGGCGCCAGCACCTCCTCGTACAGCTTCTTCTGCACCATGTCCGGGGTCAGCACCGCGACCAGGTCGGCGTCCTTGACCGCCTCGGCGGGGCTCTTCACCACGAAGCCGTCGGCCTGCGCCTTGGCTTCGGTCGGGCCGCCGGCACGCAGGCCGATGGTGACGTCGAAGCCGGACTCGCGCAGGTTCAGCGCGTGCGCGCGGCCCTGGCTGCCGTAACCGACGATGGCGATCTTGGTGGTGGGCTGGGCGGAACTGGTCATGGGGCGGATGTCCTTGAACGGTGTTGGAGTGGAGAGGGGTCTTGCATTCGTGGTCACTGAAACGAAAAACCCCGCGCCGTTGCCGGTGCGGGGTCTGATCGAATCCTGGCTGCTTGTCGCTTACACGCCGGTTCGTCCCGCACTTGTGGGCGAGGTAATAAGCACGAGTACGAGGAGCGGCGCGGCAGCGTCCGCGCGCAATGCGGCGGGCTGGTGGGTCGGCTTCGGGCGGGTGTGGCGTTGCAACATGCAGCGAGATAAACATGGGCTTTGCGCGACTGTCAACTGTGTCGCGGGCCCTTCTGCACGAATGTGCCGAAAGCCGCGCCAGCACTGCATGGTTACGCATGAAACGGAGGCGGCGCGGGCGGCGAATGGCGCCAATTGCGCGGAAATCCGGCGATTGCCGATGGCGCGATGTGCGCGCGTGCGCGGCGCCGCCCGCCGCACTCGGGTACGGTGGGCGTCCCTGTTTCCGGAGAGCCGCGCATGTCCGTCTCGCTTCCTTCCCTGGCGCGCCTGGCGCTGGCCTTGGCGCTGGCCACGTCGCTGCCGGCGCAGGCCGCCGACCGCATCACCGGCCAGCCGTTCGCCACCCGCTCGGAAGTGATCGCTCCGCACGCGATGGCCGCCACCTCGCAGCCGCTGGCCACGCAGGTCGCGCTGGACACGATGCGCGATGGCGGTTCGGCGGTGGACGCGGCGATCGCCGCCAACGCCGCGCTGGGGCTGATGGAGCCGACCGGCAATGGCGTCGGCGGCGACCTGTTCGCCATCGTCTGGGATCCGAAGACGCAGAAGCTGTACGGCTACAACGGCTCCGGCCGCTCGCCCAAGGCACTGACCCTGGCCGAGTTCCAGCGCCGCGGGCTGAAGGAGATCCCGGCCACCGGCCCGCTGCCGGTGTCGGTGCCCGGCGCGGTCGACGGCTGGTTCGCGCTGCATGAGCGTTTCGGGCGCAGGACGATGGCGCAGAACCTGGCGCCTGCGATCCGCTACGCCCGCGACGGCCATCCGGTGGCCGAGACCATCGCCTACTACTGGGGCCTTTCGGTGCCGCGGCTGTCGCAGTACCCCGGCTTCAAGGAGCAGTTCACCATCGACGGCCGCGCCCCGCGCAAGGGCGAGCTGTGGAAGAACCCGAACCTGGCCAACACCCTGCAGCAGATCGCCGACGGCGGCCGCGACGCGTTCTACAAGGGGCCGATCGCGCGCACCATCGATGCCTACTTCAAGGCCAATGGCGGCTTCCTGCGCTACGAGGACCTGGCCAGCCACCACGGCGAATGGGTCGAGCCGGTGTCCACCAACTACCGCGGCTACGACGTGTGGGAACTGCCGCCCAACAGCCAGGGCATCGCCGCGCTGCAGATGCTCAACATCCTGGAGGGCTACGACTTCTCCAGGATCCCGTTCGGCTCGGCCGAACACGTGCACCTGTTCACCGAGGCCAAGAAGCTGGCCTTCGCCGACCGCGCGCGGTTCTATGCCGACCCGGCGTTCCAGCCGGCGCCGCTGGCGCGGCTGATCTCCAAGGACTACGCCGCGCAGCGGCGCGCGCTGATCTCGATGGACCGCGCGCTGAAGCAGGTGCAGCCGGGCACGCCGAAGCAGCTGGAAGAGGGCGACACCATCTACCTGACCGTGGCCGATGCCGACGGCATGATGGTGTCGCTGATCCAGTCCAACTACCGCGGCATGGGCAGCGGCATGGCGCCGCCGAGGCTGGGCTTCATCCTGCAGGACCGCGGCGAGATGTTCGTGCTGCAGAAGGATCATCCCAACGGCTACGCGCCGGGCAAGCGTCCGTTCCAGACCATCATCCCCGCGTTCGTGACCAAGGACGGCAAGCCGTGGCTGAGCTTCGGCGTGATGGGCGGGGCGATGCAGCCGCAGGGCCACGTGCAGATCCTGATGAACCTGATCGATTTCCACATGAACCTGCAGGAGGCCGGCGACGCGCCGCGGATCCAGCACGATGGCTCCACCGAGCCGACCGGGCAGGCCACCGCGATGCGCGACGGCGGCGAGCTGAACCTGGAGACCGGCTTTTCCTACGACACGATCCGCGCGCTGATGCGCAAGGGTCACCGGGTGATCTTCGCCGACGGCCCGTATGGCGGCTACCAGGCGATCGCGCGCGATCCGGACAGCGGCGTGTACTACGGCGCCTCGGAGAGCCGCAAGGACGGACAGGCCGCCGGGTATTGAGGAAACGCCGCAACTGGGCCCGGGGCTCGGGGCCCGCAAAAGCGAGGGCGTCATACACAACGCGATCCGGCCGCTACGTCCGGTTCGCGCGCGCCAGGCGGCGATCGTGCGCCGCGCGACCACCTCGGCGTGATGCCGCGGCGGGCGTCCTGGCCGCCGACCCATGATGGCGATCCCGTTTGCGCGTGCGGCGGCTGCAACGGCAGGTGGGCGACCCGATACCATGGCCGCAGCACCGAGGAAGACGCCGATGGCCTTGTTCTCACGCAGTCCCGATGCCGACGCCGCGCCCGTTGCCGGTTTGCCGGATGCCCCGATCGCGCTGTTGCGGCTGGAGCCCGACGGTCGCGTGAGTGCCGCCAACCGTGCCGCCCTGGACCTGCTGGGCGTCCCGGCCGAAACGCTGCTTGGCGCCGCCAGCGAGGCGGTCTGGGGCTTGCCGCTGTCCGCCCTGGTCGACAGCGAAGGCAGTTGGCAGGCGCCGGGGGGCGATCCCGCGCGTCGCGTGCGCTACCAGCGCGACCGCGATCGTGGCGGCCAGGGCTGGCTGCTGTCGCTGCCGCATCCGGAAACCGCGGCACTGTTGCGCGACGTCGCGCTGCTCGGCGAGGGCCAGCCGCAGGGGGCGACCAGCCCGGCGCTGCAGGCGCTGGCGCAGCGGATCCAGGAAGGGGCGGTGGCGCAGGCGCTGCTGGATCGGGTCGGCGAGCGGCTGACCGGCTGCGATCTGGATCTGGGGCTGCAGACGCCGCTGTCGGCGCAGGAGACCGAGGCGATGCCGGGGCGGCGCCTGTCGGCCGGCTTCGGCAACCTGGCCGAGGCGATCCGCCAGGCGGTGGCGTTGTCGCTGCAGATCGCCGCCGACGTGCCGCACGTGGTCGCCGAGAACGACGAACTGGCGCGGCAGTCCCAGACCCAGCTGGATGCGCTGCAGACCGTGCTGGGCACCACCCGGCAGTTGCTGCAGAGCCTGCAGGAGATGGACCGCGACCTGCGCGCGGTGATCGCGGTGGCGGTCAGCGCCGACGACAGCGCCCGCCAGGGCGTGGAAGCGGCGCACAGCCTCGGCCAGGCGATGCAGGAGCTGGCGCGGCGTTCGGCGCGCGCCAACCAGGTCATCGAGGTGATCGATGCGGTCGCGTTCCAGACCAATATCCTCTCGATCAACGCCAGCATCGAAGCGGTGCATGCCGGCCCGGCCGGGCGCGGGTTCGCGGTGGTCGCCACCGAGATCCGGCAACTGGCCGACCGCGCCGCCACCGCGGCGCGCGACGTGCGCAGCATCATCGGCGAGACCGGTGCGGCGCTGCAGGATAGCGCCGCCTCGGCGCAGCGCACCGAACAGGTGCTGGGCGGCATCGGCGAGTTGCTCGGCCGCGCCAGTACGGCGATGGAGGCGGTGGCCGGCCGCATCGCCACGCAGAGCGGGGAGATCGGCGGCATCGGCCGCGCCGTGGAGCACGTGGTCGGGCTCAGCCGCAGCAATCTGCAGCACGCCGCGCAGGTGCTCCAGCGCAGCGCCGATCTGGCCGCCGGCAGCGAGACCCTGCACGACTGCGTGAACCTGTTCCGGCTGCCCGCCGATCCGATGCGGCAGCCACGGCATGCGCGCGTGCGCGATCTGGCGCAGGCGGCCGCGGTCAGCATCGGCCTGGCCCTGGAGGCCGCACTGGCGCGCGGACGGATCGGCGAGGATGCGCTGTTCTCCACCGAGTACGTGCCGATCCCCGGCATCGACCCGCCCAAGTACCGCACCGCGTTCGACGCGTTGTGCGACGAACTGTTGCCGCCGCTGCAGGAGCCGTTGCTGGCCGCGCATCCATGGATCGTGTTCGCGATCTGCGCCAACGTCGACGGCTATGTGCCGACCCACAATCTGCGCTTCAGCCAGCCGCTCAGCGGCGACCGCGCGCGCGATCTGGTCGGCAATCGCACCAAGCGCATCTTCGCCGACCGGGTCGGCCGCAACGTCGGCCGCCACACCGCGCCCTATCTGCTGCAGGTGTACCGGCGCGATACCGGGCAGATCCTGTTCGACCTGTCGGTGCCGGTGCATGTGCGCGGACGCCACTGGGGCGGCCTGCGCGTGGCCTACATGCTGGAATGAGCCGTCGCCCGCGCGCCGGCAAAAAAATGCCGCCGGGGTGCCGGCGGCAATGAGAGAGAGAGCGTGGATTCTTGTGCGTTCAGCCTAGGCCGGCCGCGTGGTCGCGGTTTGTCGCCGGCGGCAATCTGTGTCGCGGCGCTGACACATGGGCGCGGCGGCTGTGCTGGCGTTCAGCCCGCGCCGGTTGGCGGCCGGCGGCGGAAACGGGTCTAATAGCCGCAGAAGCGGGGGTACCGCGGCGCAGGCCGCGGTTGAGACAGTCCCTTCGAACCTGATCCGGCTGATACCGGCGTAGGGAAGCTTCGCAAGTCCGCTGGTGGCGCGTGCGCGTCCGTGGCGGGCCCGCGCCGCCGCTTCGTCCGAGATGCGAGTCCGCTCGCACCCGTCCCGCGTTCCCCCGCGGGTCACCCAACCAGGACGAACGCCGATGAACGCCGTACCCAACCCGCTGCAGCAGCAGACCGACACCTTGTCCGCGGCGGTGACCCGCCCGATCCCCGGTTCGCGCAAGATCTTCGTGCAGGGCTCGCGCGCCGACCTGCAGGTGCCGATGCGCGAGATCGCGCTGACCCGCACGCCCACCGTGTTCGGCGGCGAGGAGAACGCCCCCATCACCGTCTACGACACCTCCGGGCCCTACACCGACCCGCAGGCGCGGATCGATCTCGGTGCCGGCCTGGCGCCGCTGCGCGCGGCCTGGATCGCCGAGCGCGGCGACAGCGTGGCGCTGGCCGGGCTCAGTTCGCAGTTCGGCCGGGCGCGCGAGGACGATGCACGCCTGCAGGCGGTGCGCTTCCCCGCACGGCGCCTGCCGCGGCGCGCCCGCGATGGCGCCAACGTCACCCAGATGCATTACGCGCGGCGCGGCATCGTCACCCCGGAAATGGAATTCGTGGCGATCCGCGAGAACCAGCGCCTGCAGGACCTGCACGATGCGCAACTGCGCGTGCAGCATCCCGGCGAGGCGTTCGGCGCCGCGATCCCGCAGCAGATCACGCCCGAGTTCGTGCGCGACGAGATCGCCCGCGGCCGCGCCATCCTGCCGTGCAACATCAACCATCCGGAAAGCGAGCCGATGATCATCGGCCGCAACTTCCTGACCAAGATCAACGCCAACATCGGCAACAGCGCGGTCAGTTCCGGCATCGCCGAGGAAGTGGAGAAACTGGTGTGGGCGATCCGCTGGGGCGGGGACACGGTGATGGACCTGTCCACCGGCAAGCACATCCACGAGACCCGCGAGTGGATCGTGCGCAATTCGCCGGTGCCGATCGGCACCGTGCCGATCTACCAGGCGCTGGAGAAAGTGGACGGCCGCGCCGAGGAACTGACCTGGGAGATCTTCCGCGACACCCTGATCGAGCAGGCCGAACAAGGCGTGGACTACTTCACCATCCATGCCGGCGTGCTGCTGCGCTACGTGCCGCTGACCGCAAAACGCGTCACCGGCATCGTCTCGCGCGGCGGCTCGATCCTGGCCAAGTGGTGCCTGGCGCATCATCGCGAGAACTTCCTCTACACCCACTTCGAGGAAATCTGCGAGATCATGAAGGCCTACGACGTGGCCTTCTCGCTGGGCGACGGGTTGCGCCCGGGCTGCATCGCCGACGCCAACGACGCCGCCCAGTTCGGCGAACTGGAGACGCTGGGCGAGTTGACCAAGGTCGCCTGGAAGCACGACGTGCAGACCATGATCGAAGGCCCCGGCCACGTGCCGATGCAGTTGATCAAGCAGAACATGGACAAGCAACTGCGCGAGTGCGGCGAGGCGCCGTTCTACACGCTCGGGCCGCTGACCACCGACATCGCCCCGGGCTACGACCACATCACCTCGGCGATCGGCGCGGCGATGATCGGCTGGTTCGGCACCGCGATGCTGTGCTACGTCACGCCGAAGGAGCATCTGGGCCTGCCCAACCGCGCCGACGTGCGCGACGGCATCATGGCCTACAAGATCGCCGCGCACGCCGCGGACCTGGCCAAGGGCCACCCGGGTGCGCAGGTGCGCGACAACGCCCTGTCCAAGGCGCGCTTCGAGTTCCGCTGGGACGATCAGTTCCATCTCGGCCTGGATCCGGAGAAGGCGCGCGAGTTCCATGACGAGACCCTGCCCAAGGACGCGCACAAGCTGGCGCACTTCTGTTCGATGTGCGGGCCGCACTTCTGCTCGATGAAGATCACCCAGGACGTGCGCGACTACGCCGCCGAACACGGGGTCGACGCGGAGGCCGCGCTGCACGCCGGCATGGCGGAAAAATCGGCGCAGTTCCTGGCGGCCGGCGCGCAGGTGTACCGCGCCGAGTGATTTGTGGCGTCGGCGCGTGCGCACACGCGTCGGTCCAACGCCACGCCTGCCGTGCGCTCGCACGGCAGGTGCGGCCGGCATCTTCGGTCGTGACGACGGCGCCATGCACACGCCCGTCTATCATGCGCGCTGGTCGCCACAGGGAATGTCCCATGCTGCGCTATGCGTTCGCGCTGCGTCGCCATCCGTCCGCGCTGCTGCTCGGCGTGCAGTTGCTGGGCGTGCTGCTGTATCCCTGGATGGAGGACACGGCCGCCGGGCGCGCGCTGTTCGGTGCGTTCGGCATCGTGGTGCTGTCGCTGGCGCTCTGGGTGGTCAACCGCGGACCCACGGCACTGTGGATCGCCTGTTGCCTGGCGCTGCCGTCGGTGGCGCTGTCGATCGCCGCGGCCCTGCTCGGCAATCCGGCGATGACCGCCTGGGCGCAGCTGCTGGAAAGCCTGCTGTACTTCTATACCGCCGGCAGCCTGATCGCCTACATGCTGCAGGACCATGTGGTCACCCGCGACGAACTGTATGCCGCCGGTGCCACCTTCACGCTGCTGGCCTGGGCCTTCGCGTTCGTCTTCGCGGTGTGCCAGCAATGGTGGCCGGGCAGCTTCACCGCGGCCGTGGACGCGTCCTCGCCACGCACCTGGATGGAACTGCTGTACTTGAGCTTCAGCGTGCTTTCCGGCGTGGGCCTGAGCGACGTGGTGCCGGTGCAGCCGTTCGCGCGGGCGCTGGTGATGCTCGAACAGTTCGCAGGGGTGATGTACATCGCCCTGGTGGTATCGCGGCTGATTGGGCTCAGCGTCACACGCCACATGAAAGCGTGAACGTGGCGTAAAAAAAGCGCGCCCAGGGGCGCGCAGTCATGGAGCGATTATGTGAATTTCGTCGGCGGAGAGAGAGCCTGAATGCGTCGTCGCGGTTGGCGGCGGCGATGACTAGAGTAGAATCCGGTGACATGTCGCGCTTGGCGACATCCGCTGCCTCGTTTTGCCGAGTTTGCTCGTTGGCTCCCGCCGCGGGGCCACGCGTGGCCGCGTTGCCGCCGCATCTGCGGCATTTCCGTCACGGCGTTTTCCTTGTTGTCCAACATGTCGTTTCCATCGTCCGCCATACC
This genomic stretch from Xanthomonas sacchari harbors:
- a CDS encoding ion channel, whose translation is MLRYAFALRRHPSALLLGVQLLGVLLYPWMEDTAAGRALFGAFGIVVLSLALWVVNRGPTALWIACCLALPSVALSIAAALLGNPAMTAWAQLLESLLYFYTAGSLIAYMLQDHVVTRDELYAAGATFTLLAWAFAFVFAVCQQWWPGSFTAAVDASSPRTWMELLYLSFSVLSGVGLSDVVPVQPFARALVMLEQFAGVMYIALVVSRLIGLSVTRHMKA